TCCAGCGCCGTGCGGTCCGCAGCGGTGAAGGCCGCCGGCTTGTCGCTGTCCACGTCCAGCACGCCAATGACGGTCGCCCCCGCCAGAATGGGCACCACCAGCTCCGATCGCGTCGTCATGCTGCAGACGATGTGGCGCGGGTCGGCGTTCACGTCGTCCACCACGATGGTCCGGCGCTCCCGTGCCGCCGCGCCGCACAGCCCCGCGCTGAGCGGGATGCGCGTCTCGCTGGTCGCTGCCCCCATGAAGTGCTCCTCCGCCAGCGTCAGTACGTCCCCGTCCAGCAGGTAGATGCCCACCCAGTCGTAGGTGTCCCGCGCGGCCTTCACCTCGGCCACGGCAGCCTCAACGGCGGCGTGGAAAGACGGTGGCGCGTGGCTGTCAGTGTTGGGTG
The sequence above is drawn from the Candidatus Neomarinimicrobiota bacterium genome and encodes:
- a CDS encoding GAF domain-containing protein, which codes for MAPNTDSHAPPSFHAAVEAAVAEVKAARDTYDWVGIYLLDGDVLTLAEEHFMGAATSETRIPLSAGLCGAAARERRTIVVDDVNADPRHIVCSMTTRSELVVPILAGATVIGVLDVDSDKPAAFTAADRTALEGVAAALARAWARFQRAAVGAD